From a single Haloarcula sp. DT43 genomic region:
- the leuC gene encoding 3-isopropylmalate dehydratase large subunit, translating to MSQGTLYDKVWDRHKVTTLPNGQDQLFVGLHLIHEVTSPQAFGMLKERGLEVARPDLTHATVDHIVPTANQDRPYADDAAETMMSELEENVRDAGIQFSDPTTGDQGIVHVIGPEQGITQPGKTIVCGDSHTSTHGAFGALAFGIGTSQIRDVLATQTIAMEKQKVRKIEVTGELDEGVEAKDIILEIIRRLGTEGGVGYVYEYAGETIENLDMEGRMSICNMSIEGGARAGYVNPDETTYEWLEETDYFQEHPEKFEELKPYWESIRSDEDAEYDDVVEIDAGELDPVVTWGTTPGQGIGIDDPIPAPEDLADDKQDTARRAQKHMRVEPGQTMEGYDIDVAFLGSCTNARLPDLRRAARIVKGRQVVDDVRAFVVPGSQRVQRAAEEEGLKAIFEEAGFEWRNAGCSMCLGMNEDQLEGDEACASSSNRNFVGRQGSKDGRTVLMNPRMVAAAAITGEVADVRDLKEVALQ from the coding sequence ATGAGCCAGGGAACGCTGTACGACAAGGTCTGGGACCGGCACAAAGTCACGACCCTGCCGAACGGACAGGACCAGCTGTTCGTCGGCCTGCACCTCATCCACGAGGTCACCAGCCCGCAGGCCTTTGGCATGCTCAAAGAGCGCGGCCTCGAAGTCGCGCGCCCGGACCTGACCCACGCGACGGTCGACCACATCGTCCCGACCGCGAACCAGGACCGGCCCTACGCTGACGACGCGGCCGAGACGATGATGTCGGAACTGGAGGAGAACGTCCGCGACGCCGGCATCCAGTTCTCGGACCCGACGACGGGCGACCAGGGCATCGTCCACGTCATCGGCCCGGAACAGGGCATCACCCAGCCCGGCAAGACCATCGTCTGTGGCGACAGCCACACCTCGACCCACGGCGCCTTCGGCGCGCTCGCGTTCGGTATCGGGACCAGCCAGATTCGGGACGTGCTGGCTACCCAGACCATCGCGATGGAGAAACAGAAGGTCCGCAAAATCGAGGTCACCGGCGAGCTCGACGAGGGCGTCGAGGCCAAGGACATCATCCTCGAAATCATCCGCCGGCTCGGCACCGAGGGCGGCGTCGGCTACGTCTACGAGTACGCCGGCGAGACCATCGAGAACCTCGACATGGAGGGGCGGATGTCCATCTGTAACATGTCCATCGAGGGCGGCGCTCGCGCGGGCTACGTCAACCCCGACGAGACCACCTATGAGTGGCTGGAAGAGACCGATTACTTCCAGGAGCACCCCGAGAAGTTCGAGGAGCTCAAGCCCTACTGGGAGTCCATCCGCTCGGACGAGGACGCGGAGTACGACGACGTGGTCGAAATCGACGCCGGCGAACTGGACCCCGTCGTCACCTGGGGGACCACGCCCGGACAGGGCATCGGCATCGACGACCCCATCCCGGCCCCCGAGGACCTGGCCGACGACAAGCAAGACACCGCACGGCGCGCACAGAAGCACATGCGCGTCGAGCCCGGCCAGACCATGGAAGGCTACGACATCGACGTGGCCTTCCTGGGCTCGTGTACGAACGCCCGACTGCCCGACCTGCGACGGGCGGCCCGCATCGTCAAGGGGCGACAGGTCGTCGACGACGTGCGCGCGTTCGTTGTCCCCGGCAGCCAGCGCGTCCAGCGCGCCGCCGAGGAAGAGGGCCTGAAGGCCATCTTCGAGGAAGCCGGCTTCGAGTGGCGAAACGCCGGCTGTTCGATGTGTCTGGGTATGAACGAGGACCAGCTGGAGGGCGACGAGGCCTGTGCCTCCTCCTCGAACCGGAACTTCGTCGGCCGGCAGGGCAGCAAGGACGGGCGCACCGTCCTGATGAACCCCCGGATGGTCGCCGCGGCGGCCATCACTGGCGAGGTCGCTGACGTGCGCGACCTGAAGGAGGTGGCGCTGCAATGA
- the leuD gene encoding 3-isopropylmalate dehydratase small subunit, translating into MSDATEEIPEVDYVEGTGIPIRGNDIDTDQIIPARFMKVVTFDGLGEFAFFDVRFDDDDNQKDHPMNEERFQDANVMVVNNNFGCGSSREHAPQALMRWGIDAIIGEGFAEIFAGNCLALGIPTVTADHETINALQQWVDDNPDGDIEVDVAAETVRYGGNEVSVSVDDAQRQALVEGIWDTTALMKANRNAIEETAAQLPYLDQTRSDIEADD; encoded by the coding sequence ATGAGCGACGCGACCGAGGAGATTCCGGAGGTCGACTACGTCGAGGGGACCGGCATCCCCATCCGCGGGAACGACATCGACACGGACCAGATAATCCCTGCGCGGTTCATGAAGGTCGTCACCTTCGACGGCCTGGGCGAGTTCGCGTTCTTCGATGTCCGCTTCGACGACGACGACAATCAGAAGGACCACCCGATGAACGAGGAGCGGTTCCAGGACGCCAACGTCATGGTGGTCAACAACAACTTCGGCTGTGGCTCCTCGCGCGAGCACGCTCCGCAGGCGCTCATGCGCTGGGGCATCGACGCTATCATCGGCGAAGGCTTCGCCGAGATTTTCGCCGGGAACTGCCTGGCGCTCGGCATCCCGACCGTCACCGCCGACCACGAGACCATCAACGCGCTCCAGCAGTGGGTCGACGACAACCCCGACGGGGACATCGAAGTCGACGTGGCGGCCGAGACCGTCCGCTACGGCGGCAACGAGGTCTCCGTCAGCGTCGACGACGCCCAGCGGCAGGCCCTCGTCGAGGGCATCTGGGACACGACGGCGCTGATGAAGGCAAACCGCAACGCCATCGAGGAGACGGCGGCGCAGTTACCGTATCTCGACCAGACGCGGTCGGATATCGAAGCGGACGACTAG